Genomic segment of Thermotoga sp.:
CAGGGCGTTGACTACTCTCGACTATCCGCTGATACAGGGAATCTTTGTGATATTGATAGCTTCCATTTACCTTGCCAATTTTGTAGTGGATTTCCTCTATGCGTTGATAGATCCAAGAATAAGACTGGGACAGGAGGCATGAAGCATGTTTTTGACAATGGTAAAACCGCTTTTCAGGAACAAAAAGTTCATAATAGGCCTTTCTGTTTTCCTATTCTTTCTACTTCTTGGAATACTGGGCCCAGTGTTTTACAAAGTGGATCCCACTGAGATGACATGGGACTATGAACAACCTCCTTCTGCAGCTCATCCACTTGGAACGGACACGTACGGAAGAGATCTCCTAGCTCAGCTACTTCATGGAATCCGTTCTTCTCTCTACATAGGATTTCTGGCAGCAATTATTTCCCTCGCGATAGGTACAGTTGTAGGCAGTCTTTCGGCGGTGAAAAGAGGAATAGTGGACGACACCCTGATGGCGATAACCAACATTGTACTCACAACACCATCTATTCTGATAGCCATTCTGATAGCCAGTTACCTGAAAGTAAGAAGCATAGAGATGGTGGCACTCATCCTTGGTCTTTTCCAGTGGCCCTGGTTTGCAAGGGCAATAAGAGCACAGCTCATGAGCGTAATGTCGAGGGAGTATGTGTACCTTTCCATAATGGCAGGGTACTCCGATCTCAGGCTCGTGATAGAAGACCTCATACCCACGATAGCGACATACGCTTTCATGTCTTTTGTTCTGTTCATAAACGGAGGAATCATGGGAGAAGCAAGTTTGAGCTTGATAGGGCTCGGTCCCACACAGGGAATTTCTCTTGGGATCATGCTTCAGTGGGCGGTTCTCATGGAAGCAGTGAGGAGAGGGCTCTGGTGGTGGTTCGTACCACCTGGTCTTGCTATTGTGGCAATTACAGCTTCCTTGCTCGTGATCAGCACGGCAATGGATGAAGTCTTCAATCCACGTTTAAGGGAGGAGTAAATATGAAGGAAGCACTTTTAAAGGCGGAGAATGTGAGAGCTTACTATAAATTGGAGAAAGCTTCTGTTAAGGCTGTAGACGGGGTATCTTTCGAAATACTGGAGGACGAAGTTGTAGGGGTCGTGGGAGAGTCCGGTTGTGGTAAGACAACTCTCTCGAACGTGATTTTCATGAACATGGTGAAACCCCTAACACTCGTCGATGGAAAGATCTTTTTGAG
This window contains:
- a CDS encoding ABC transporter permease; the encoded protein is MFLTMVKPLFRNKKFIIGLSVFLFFLLLGILGPVFYKVDPTEMTWDYEQPPSAAHPLGTDTYGRDLLAQLLHGIRSSLYIGFLAAIISLAIGTVVGSLSAVKRGIVDDTLMAITNIVLTTPSILIAILIASYLKVRSIEMVALILGLFQWPWFARAIRAQLMSVMSREYVYLSIMAGYSDLRLVIEDLIPTIATYAFMSFVLFINGGIMGEASLSLIGLGPTQGISLGIMLQWAVLMEAVRRGLWWWFVPPGLAIVAITASLLVISTAMDEVFNPRLREE